A part of Saliniradius amylolyticus genomic DNA contains:
- a CDS encoding HU family DNA-binding protein, with protein MNKSDLVNAVAESAELSKASAGRVIDSVTDAITESLAKGEEVALLGFGTFKVTQRSARTGRNPQTGQEIQIAASKAPSFKAGKALKDAVN; from the coding sequence ATGAATAAATCTGATCTGGTCAATGCCGTTGCCGAAAGCGCCGAACTGTCTAAAGCCTCGGCAGGTCGCGTGATCGACTCTGTTACCGATGCCATTACCGAGTCTCTGGCAAAAGGGGAAGAAGTCGCGCTGTTAGGCTTTGGCACTTTTAAAGTCACTCAGCGCTCTGCCCGCACCGGCCGCAATCCTCAAACCGGACAGGAAATCCAGATAGCCGCCTCCAAAGCCCCCAGCTTTAAAGCCGGTAAGGCACTGAAAGACGCTGTTAACTAA
- the ppk1 gene encoding polyphosphate kinase 1: protein MTLKTGPYYPKELSWLAFNERVLQEAADKRNPIVERIRFLGIYSNNLDEFYRVRVADVKRQIYIHLNEKNIEAAEETKHLMDQIQAKVIEMTKSFERIYNDVVTRLKKYNIHLLQKEDINDYQAHWLRDYFKNKILRYIAPVIVTNRVNLVDRLNDTDTYLLVGIHKVDKPTQYAVIEVPTEYMSRFVQLPPQKSRKHKYIILLDDIIDLCLETIFKGIVDFDHLDAYSFKMTRDAEYSITDEIDESYVEKMSESMKQRLISEPVRVIHDSDMPKDMLRFLRKEMQMSSYDSLIAGGAYRNFKNFIGFPNPGRDYLENKKLPAINARAFADFDTVFDAIRHSDILLYYPYHRFLHMTEMVRQAAFDPNVRHIRLNIYRVANKSRIINSLMDAVHNGKQVTVMVELRARFDEEANIEWSKRMTDAGIKVILGIPTLKVHSKLCVVSREENGELIHYAHFGTGNFNESTAKIYTDFSLFTRHQELAQEAVNVFEFIQYPYRRYKFQHLQVSPINARTKIQLLIRQEIQNARAGLPAGIRLKVNNLVDIPLIDDLYRASEAGVEVRAIVRGMCSLKPGVKGLSDNIYITSVVDRFLEHPRVAIFENAGDRKVFISSADWMTRNMDNRVEVGCPVYDARLAQRIIDIFTIQCRDTTKARVIDEHQTNPYEPRGNRKKLRSQVEIYHYLKNQEKLTQESQD from the coding sequence ATGACCTTAAAAACTGGCCCCTATTACCCCAAAGAACTCAGTTGGCTGGCCTTTAACGAGCGCGTGCTGCAAGAGGCCGCCGACAAGCGCAACCCTATTGTCGAACGTATCCGCTTTCTGGGCATATACTCTAACAACCTGGACGAGTTCTACCGAGTGCGGGTGGCTGATGTGAAACGCCAGATTTACATCCACCTTAATGAAAAAAACATCGAGGCGGCCGAAGAAACCAAGCATCTGATGGATCAGATCCAGGCTAAGGTCATTGAGATGACCAAGAGCTTCGAGCGCATCTATAATGATGTCGTGACGCGCCTGAAAAAATACAACATCCATCTTTTGCAAAAAGAGGATATCAACGACTATCAGGCCCACTGGCTCAGAGACTATTTTAAAAATAAGATTCTGCGGTATATCGCCCCTGTGATCGTCACCAACCGGGTGAATCTGGTGGACAGGCTTAACGACACCGACACCTATCTGTTAGTGGGCATTCACAAAGTCGACAAGCCAACTCAGTATGCGGTCATCGAAGTCCCCACTGAATACATGTCACGCTTTGTCCAGCTGCCGCCGCAGAAAAGCCGCAAGCACAAGTATATTATCCTCCTGGATGACATTATCGACCTTTGTCTGGAAACCATCTTTAAGGGCATTGTGGATTTTGATCACCTGGATGCCTACTCCTTTAAGATGACTCGGGATGCCGAGTATTCCATTACCGACGAGATCGACGAGAGCTACGTGGAAAAGATGTCCGAGAGCATGAAGCAACGGCTGATTTCCGAGCCGGTGCGGGTAATCCACGATTCGGATATGCCTAAAGACATGCTGCGCTTTCTGCGCAAGGAAATGCAAATGTCGTCCTACGACAGCCTTATTGCCGGCGGTGCCTATCGAAACTTTAAGAACTTTATCGGCTTTCCCAATCCGGGCCGGGACTATCTGGAAAACAAAAAGCTGCCAGCGATTAATGCCCGCGCCTTTGCCGATTTCGATACGGTATTTGACGCCATCCGCCATAGCGACATTCTGCTTTACTACCCCTACCATCGCTTCCTGCACATGACGGAAATGGTGCGCCAGGCCGCGTTCGATCCGAACGTCCGCCATATCCGACTGAACATTTACCGGGTGGCCAATAAATCACGCATTATTAATTCACTGATGGACGCGGTTCACAACGGCAAGCAAGTTACCGTGATGGTGGAGCTGCGAGCCCGGTTCGATGAAGAGGCCAACATCGAATGGTCGAAGCGCATGACCGACGCCGGGATAAAGGTGATTCTGGGCATTCCCACTCTGAAAGTTCACTCTAAGCTCTGTGTTGTCAGCCGTGAGGAAAACGGCGAGCTTATCCACTACGCCCACTTTGGTACCGGTAACTTTAACGAAAGTACCGCCAAGATTTATACCGACTTCAGCTTATTCACCCGCCATCAGGAGCTGGCTCAGGAAGCGGTCAATGTGTTTGAGTTTATTCAGTATCCTTACCGACGTTACAAATTCCAGCACCTGCAAGTCTCACCCATCAATGCCAGGACCAAGATCCAGCTACTGATCCGCCAGGAAATCCAAAATGCGCGGGCAGGTTTGCCAGCTGGTATCAGGCTGAAGGTCAATAATCTGGTGGATATACCACTTATCGACGATCTCTATCGGGCCAGTGAGGCTGGCGTCGAAGTTCGAGCCATAGTCCGCGGCATGTGCTCCCTAAAACCGGGAGTCAAAGGTTTAAGCGATAACATCTACATTACCAGTGTCGTGGACCGTTTTTTGGAACACCCCAGGGTGGCCATTTTCGAAAATGCCGGTGATCGCAAAGTCTTTATTTCTTCAGCCGACTGGATGACCCGAAATATGGACAACCGGGTGGAGGTGGGGTGTCCGGTCTATGATGCCAGACTGGCGCAACGTATTATCGATATCTTTACCATTCAGTGTCGGGATACCACCAAGGCCAGAGTCATCGACGAGCACCAGACTAATCCTTACGAGCCCAGGGGCAACCGAAAAAAGTTGCGTTCTCAGGTAGAGATCTACCATTATCTGAAGAATCAGGAAAAGCTAACGCAAGAGTCACAGGATTAA
- a CDS encoding AlkA N-terminal domain-containing protein translates to MQLSHLSKDECQRARMARDSRFDGRFYVAVRTTGIFCRPICPAILPNEDNVEYFSHQAKALQAGYRPCLRCRPDSAPGSWAWRGVETTVSRATKLIEQGELQHQSLPELCERLGVSDRYLRQLFQQQLGMSPKQYAQYHQLMFAKQLLHSSSMSITEVGFASGFNSTRRFNDAFQKALKLTPGQIRRQENHALHRKSLALAFRGPFHWQHTLAFYRQRAIDGLEQVDEQSYQRRFTLAGTQGWFKASLPRANPANTLEIEFELDDIRLLRHLVNRLRQMFDLDADLDHIESHLESVAPGLISESGIRIPGVWTAWEAGVRAILGQQVSVKAAIGQLNLLVERLSPNRFPTPAQVASADLSFLRMPQSRKATLSRLAEHLLSTPDSPPSDWLALKGIGPWTVSYARLRGLSETDCFLDGDLVVKKALDRFPQLNANSAAPWGSYATFHCWSFLS, encoded by the coding sequence ATGCAACTCAGTCATCTATCCAAAGACGAATGCCAGCGTGCCAGAATGGCTCGTGATTCACGCTTCGACGGACGCTTTTACGTGGCCGTGAGAACCACTGGCATCTTCTGCCGGCCGATTTGCCCGGCCATTTTACCCAACGAGGACAATGTGGAGTATTTCTCCCACCAAGCTAAGGCCCTGCAGGCTGGCTACCGCCCGTGCCTTCGCTGTCGGCCGGACAGCGCGCCCGGTTCCTGGGCCTGGCGCGGCGTTGAAACTACCGTATCAAGAGCCACAAAACTGATTGAACAAGGTGAGTTACAGCATCAGTCACTGCCCGAGCTTTGTGAGCGATTAGGCGTTAGTGATCGCTACCTACGCCAGCTATTTCAGCAACAGTTGGGGATGTCGCCCAAACAATACGCCCAGTATCATCAGCTGATGTTTGCCAAGCAACTCCTCCACAGCAGCTCCATGAGCATCACGGAGGTTGGCTTTGCCAGTGGTTTTAACAGTACCCGTCGCTTTAACGATGCATTTCAAAAGGCGCTGAAACTCACGCCCGGTCAAATTCGTCGTCAGGAGAATCACGCGCTGCACCGAAAAAGTCTGGCGCTGGCGTTTCGAGGCCCTTTCCATTGGCAGCATACTCTGGCTTTTTATCGCCAGCGCGCCATCGACGGATTGGAACAGGTGGATGAGCAAAGTTATCAGCGCCGCTTTACCCTCGCCGGTACCCAGGGTTGGTTTAAGGCCAGTCTGCCTCGGGCAAACCCCGCCAACACACTGGAAATCGAATTTGAGCTGGATGACATCCGCCTTCTCCGGCATTTGGTGAACCGGCTACGGCAAATGTTTGACCTTGATGCCGACCTTGACCATATCGAGTCCCACCTGGAGTCTGTGGCTCCGGGCCTGATAAGCGAGTCGGGCATCCGCATTCCCGGCGTGTGGACTGCCTGGGAGGCAGGCGTGCGAGCCATCCTGGGCCAACAGGTGTCCGTTAAAGCCGCCATTGGGCAACTGAATCTATTGGTCGAGCGGTTATCTCCTAACCGTTTCCCCACCCCGGCTCAGGTCGCCTCCGCCGATCTAAGCTTTCTGCGTATGCCGCAAAGCCGTAAGGCTACGCTAAGCCGCTTGGCAGAGCATCTGTTGTCCACACCGGACAGTCCGCCCTCCGACTGGCTGGCGCTGAAAGGTATCGGCCCCTGGACGGTTAGCTATGCACGCTTGCGTGGCCTGTCCGAAACCGATTGTTTTTTAGACGGCGATCTGGTGGTGAAAAAGGCGCTCGACCGTTTCCCGCAACTGAACGCCAACTCTGCCGCCCCCTGGGGTAGCTACGCCACCTTCCACTGTTGGAGTTTTCTATCATGA
- a CDS encoding glycine cleavage system protein R: MKTVILTMLGQDKPGIVQTIASVVQRHQGNWLASNFAHMGGHFTGFVEVRLPAEQLDSLVTELDQMPELNIKLVEAEVPHPSTSHHVELEVTGNDRPGIVQQITGALQQFDINILRFESLCESAPNWGSDLFRARFELAVADNIQVEELQEAVENLANDLMVDVQWQGKP, translated from the coding sequence ATGAAAACCGTGATTCTTACCATGTTGGGTCAGGACAAACCCGGCATCGTGCAAACCATAGCCAGTGTTGTGCAGCGTCATCAGGGTAACTGGCTGGCCAGTAATTTTGCTCATATGGGCGGTCATTTTACCGGTTTTGTGGAAGTCCGCCTGCCCGCCGAGCAACTGGATAGTCTGGTTACCGAGCTCGATCAGATGCCCGAACTAAACATTAAACTGGTGGAAGCAGAAGTACCTCATCCGTCCACCAGTCACCATGTTGAACTGGAAGTTACCGGCAATGACAGACCGGGCATCGTTCAGCAGATTACCGGCGCCTTACAGCAGTTTGACATCAATATATTGCGCTTTGAGAGTCTGTGTGAGTCGGCTCCCAACTGGGGCAGCGATCTGTTCCGTGCTCGCTTCGAACTGGCGGTGGCGGACAACATCCAAGTCGAAGAGCTGCAAGAAGCAGTAGAAAACCTGGCCAACGACTTAATGGTCGATGTGCAGTGGCAGGGTAAGCCGTAG
- a CDS encoding methylated-DNA--[protein]-cysteine S-methyltransferase → MNRYTIFNSPLGPVTLQASSQALSGAWFTTHTSQPEELGQRDDEFALLVEAIAQLQAYFAGRCQSFDLPVAPRGSEFQQQVWQALQGIPYGETRSYQDIANAIDNPNAVRAVGLANGKNPLSIIVPCHRVIGKNGKLTGYAGGLDRKRALLTLEGCLTKDG, encoded by the coding sequence ATGAATCGCTACACCATCTTTAACAGTCCTCTGGGGCCGGTAACCCTGCAAGCCAGTTCACAGGCGCTTTCTGGAGCCTGGTTTACCACTCATACCAGTCAGCCCGAAGAGCTCGGACAGCGAGACGACGAATTTGCGCTGCTTGTGGAAGCAATCGCTCAGCTTCAGGCCTATTTTGCCGGTCGGTGCCAGAGCTTCGATTTGCCTGTTGCCCCTCGGGGCAGCGAGTTTCAACAACAAGTCTGGCAGGCACTGCAAGGCATTCCTTATGGTGAGACCCGAAGTTATCAGGATATTGCCAATGCCATTGATAATCCCAATGCCGTACGCGCGGTGGGGCTGGCTAATGGCAAGAATCCATTGTCGATCATCGTGCCCTGCCATAGAGTCATCGGTAAAAACGGCAAGCTCACCGGCTATGCCGGAGGACTGGACAGGAAACGGGCGCTGTTAACGCTGGAAGGCTGTTTGACTAAAGACGGGTAG
- the lysS gene encoding lysine--tRNA ligase codes for MTDSQQDENKLIAERRAKLADIRSQCNANGHPNRFRREHYSQDLQDKFGEQSKEELAELGEVVSIAGRVLAKRGPFILLQDMKGRIQAYASKDTQKDIKARYGSLDIGDIIGARGTLQKSGRGDLYVTMDEYELLTKSLRPLPEKFHGLADQETKYRQRYVDLIMSEDTRETFRVRSQIVNGIRRYLSEREFMEVETPMLQVIPGGATAKPFVTHHNALDIDMYLRIAPELYLKRLVVGGFDRVFEINRNFRNEGLSTRHNPEFTMIEFYQAYADYNDLMDLTEDMLRTLAKDVLGTTEIINTERDENGEVVSETRYDFGQPFERLSMSDAILKHWPDADKDAIKDPENHLESLKEMARKLGIKEPEVDGIWGAGKYLTEIFEEVAEHKLIQPTFITEYPWEVSPLARRNDDNPFITDRFEFFVGGRELANGFSELNDAEDQAARFRKQVEEKDAGDEEAMHYDEDYIRALEYGLPPTAGEGIGIDRLVMLFTDSPTIKDVILFPHMRPQNSEASKEA; via the coding sequence ATGACTGATAGCCAACAAGATGAGAATAAGTTGATCGCTGAGCGTCGCGCCAAGCTGGCCGATATCCGCAGTCAGTGTAACGCCAACGGCCACCCAAACCGTTTTCGCCGTGAGCATTACAGCCAGGATTTACAGGATAAATTTGGCGAGCAGTCCAAAGAAGAGCTGGCCGAGCTGGGCGAAGTGGTTAGCATAGCCGGACGAGTACTGGCCAAGCGTGGCCCCTTTATTCTGCTGCAGGATATGAAAGGCCGTATCCAGGCTTACGCCAGCAAAGATACCCAGAAGGACATCAAGGCTCGCTATGGCTCGCTGGATATCGGTGACATCATCGGAGCCAGGGGCACCTTGCAAAAGTCCGGCCGCGGCGATCTCTATGTGACCATGGACGAGTATGAGCTGCTGACCAAGTCGCTGCGTCCGCTGCCGGAAAAATTCCATGGGCTGGCGGATCAGGAAACCAAGTATCGTCAGCGTTATGTGGATCTGATCATGAGCGAGGACACCCGCGAAACCTTCCGGGTGCGCAGTCAGATTGTGAACGGTATCCGTCGTTATCTGAGCGAGCGTGAGTTTATGGAAGTGGAAACGCCTATGCTGCAGGTGATCCCAGGCGGCGCCACGGCTAAGCCCTTTGTGACTCACCATAACGCGCTGGACATCGATATGTACCTGCGTATCGCGCCAGAGCTGTATTTGAAACGCTTGGTGGTGGGCGGCTTCGATCGCGTGTTTGAGATCAACCGCAACTTCCGTAACGAAGGGCTGTCTACTCGCCATAACCCTGAGTTCACCATGATCGAGTTTTACCAGGCCTATGCCGATTACAACGATCTGATGGATCTTACCGAGGATATGCTACGCACTCTGGCCAAGGATGTACTCGGCACCACGGAAATCATCAACACCGAACGCGATGAGAACGGTGAGGTGGTCAGTGAAACCCGTTACGACTTCGGTCAGCCGTTCGAGCGTCTGTCGATGTCTGACGCCATCTTAAAGCACTGGCCCGATGCCGATAAGGACGCCATTAAGGACCCGGAAAACCATCTGGAGTCGTTAAAAGAAATGGCTCGCAAGCTGGGGATTAAAGAACCGGAAGTGGACGGTATCTGGGGCGCGGGTAAGTACCTGACCGAGATCTTCGAGGAGGTGGCCGAGCATAAGCTGATTCAGCCCACCTTTATCACCGAGTATCCCTGGGAAGTGTCCCCGCTGGCCCGTCGTAATGATGACAACCCCTTTATTACCGACCGTTTCGAATTCTTTGTGGGCGGCCGCGAGCTGGCCAATGGCTTCTCGGAGCTGAACGACGCCGAGGATCAGGCCGCACGCTTCCGCAAGCAGGTGGAAGAAAAAGACGCCGGTGACGAAGAGGCCATGCATTATGACGAAGACTACATCCGCGCGCTGGAATACGGCCTGCCGCCGACAGCCGGTGAAGGCATCGGCATCGACCGTTTGGTGATGCTGTTTACCGACAGCCCCACCATCAAGGATGTGATCCTGTTCCCGCATATGCGTCCTCAAAACAGCGAGGCATCAAAGGAAGCTTAA
- the ppx gene encoding exopolyphosphatase — MSELSRVFEDVESREATHVAALDIGSNSFHLVIARVIAGSVQILHRVKERVRLAEGLNADNILEPEAIERGLAALAKMADSLQGFHPDSVRIVATNTLRNATNARDFIKAARSVIPYPIEIISGMEEARLIYQGVAHTTDAKGQHLVIDIGGGSTEFIIGTGFQPQLMRSIQMGCVSFNQRYFAKGKLTEKRFNKAMTAVQQEMEFIQHKYRKLGWDRAIGTSGTIKALTSAAQSLNPDLPPDTLTLNELNQLRQQCIQAGHIDQLNLTGVGEDRKPVIAAGLCVLTGIFESLGIQSLQFSSAALREGVIYEMEEQLAHGDIRERTAESLAIRYDVDTDQARRALQTSLELFDQVKKSWQLDNEARQLLGWAALLYEVGLQINSRRVQHHSAYILNHTDLPGFNQEQQLLLATLARFHRKKVRSEDVPEFVIYSKESVHRLIALIQIATTLHIQRQDNVLPQITAKAEEQRLELTFTDNWLAASTLVQADLETTAMNLRHCGIELIVQ; from the coding sequence ATGTCAGAACTCAGCCGGGTCTTCGAGGATGTGGAAAGTCGTGAGGCCACCCACGTCGCCGCCCTGGATATCGGTTCCAACAGCTTTCATTTGGTCATCGCACGGGTGATCGCCGGCAGTGTTCAGATATTACATCGGGTCAAAGAGCGAGTCCGGCTGGCCGAAGGATTAAATGCCGACAATATTCTGGAGCCCGAGGCCATTGAGCGTGGACTGGCAGCACTGGCTAAGATGGCCGATAGTCTGCAAGGGTTTCACCCCGACTCGGTGCGCATCGTTGCCACTAACACCCTGCGCAATGCCACTAATGCCAGAGACTTTATTAAGGCCGCCAGGTCAGTCATTCCCTACCCTATCGAGATCATTTCTGGCATGGAAGAAGCGCGCCTTATCTATCAAGGTGTGGCTCACACCACCGACGCTAAAGGACAGCATCTGGTGATCGACATCGGCGGCGGCTCCACCGAGTTTATAATTGGCACCGGTTTTCAGCCACAGCTGATGCGCAGCATTCAAATGGGCTGTGTCAGTTTTAATCAGCGCTATTTTGCCAAGGGTAAGCTAACCGAAAAGCGTTTTAATAAAGCCATGACCGCTGTGCAACAAGAGATGGAGTTTATCCAGCACAAATACCGTAAACTCGGCTGGGACAGAGCCATTGGCACTTCCGGAACCATAAAAGCGTTAACCAGTGCCGCCCAGTCATTGAACCCTGACTTACCGCCCGATACTCTTACACTCAACGAATTGAACCAATTACGACAACAATGTATCCAGGCCGGTCATATTGACCAACTTAATCTCACCGGCGTCGGAGAAGACCGCAAGCCGGTCATCGCTGCCGGGCTTTGTGTGCTAACCGGGATCTTCGAAAGTCTGGGCATCCAGTCACTGCAGTTTTCGTCGGCCGCCTTGCGTGAAGGTGTGATTTACGAGATGGAAGAACAACTGGCCCATGGCGATATTCGCGAACGCACCGCCGAGAGTCTCGCCATTCGTTATGATGTGGATACGGATCAGGCCCGGCGCGCACTGCAAACCAGTCTTGAGCTGTTCGATCAGGTCAAGAAGAGTTGGCAGCTCGATAATGAAGCACGCCAGCTATTGGGCTGGGCCGCTTTACTGTACGAGGTGGGCTTGCAAATCAATTCGCGGCGCGTGCAACATCACTCGGCCTATATTCTTAACCATACCGATCTTCCCGGCTTTAATCAGGAGCAACAGCTGCTATTGGCCACTCTGGCCCGCTTCCACCGAAAGAAGGTACGCAGCGAGGACGTACCGGAATTTGTCATCTACAGCAAAGAATCCGTCCACCGACTGATAGCCTTAATACAAATCGCCACTACCCTGCACATTCAGCGTCAGGACAACGTACTGCCCCAAATTACAGCTAAGGCTGAAGAGCAGCGCCTTGAGCTGACCTTTACCGACAACTGGCTGGCAGCGTCGACATTGGTACAGGCGGATTTAGAAACGACCGCGATGAATCTCAGGCATTGTGGTATTGAGTTAATTGTCCAATAG
- a CDS encoding ABC transporter permease subunit: MARRVIAAGGWMVLVTLGLLIWHLVYVVWPLLYSPSVQMQQQWPLPTQAKVLLPGAQANNQPALLLNEDCQLSLADPQTWHTQAQFPLPCSTRVKAREYLGSRYVFELSGEGVLRIMQLRRRGQDWQKQQRASFYAPHQDIGGKDWQVALSEHWYGLAVKTDKHWAVKWVSRHNPLQSHTQNLPVSGKLTLLPSQNFALVADGNKLHLFGANQQSYTFDKPIEFVRTFADDKAVMLGLEGGEWQKWSLVNEQGQFRLRQSYVKHQQQTLLDLQTIPGKDLLILLTEQRQLVLLLGTTGEILLRQSLPQNADKVYSVGDSLQVWDSKTMQRWQIRDADSIVSFESLWQPVLYDGYAQADYVWQSTTANDEISAKYSLVPLVIGSLKAALVALLVAVPLALGAAVYTAYFVPQRLRNWLKPGIEMLEAIPSVVIGFIAAIWLTPVVEEYLFGLMLFLLSLPFVMVSAALSQRSIAKCLPPRWQTGWELLLLIPVLALLLWLCLSAGNDWQPEVWNQWVGNYAQDSQYSSKNAIVIALALGIAIAPSIYSLAEDAIYEVPSHLRQASLALGATRIQTLSRVVLVTAYPGIFSAVMLGLSRAFGETMILLMVTGNTPVPDWDLFSGIRTLTANIAIELPESKVGSIHYRILFFTALLLFGFTFLVNTLAELIRRHLRRRYQRV, encoded by the coding sequence TTGGCCCGGCGTGTTATCGCGGCGGGTGGTTGGATGGTGCTGGTGACCCTGGGCCTGTTAATCTGGCACCTTGTGTATGTGGTGTGGCCGCTGCTTTACTCCCCCTCGGTGCAGATGCAGCAGCAATGGCCGCTACCCACACAGGCGAAAGTGCTGTTGCCCGGAGCTCAGGCAAATAACCAACCTGCCTTATTACTCAATGAAGACTGCCAGCTGTCATTGGCTGACCCACAAACCTGGCACACTCAGGCGCAGTTTCCGCTGCCGTGTTCGACTCGAGTGAAAGCAAGAGAGTACCTCGGCAGCCGCTATGTGTTTGAACTCAGTGGCGAAGGGGTACTGCGTATTATGCAGTTACGTCGCCGCGGCCAGGACTGGCAAAAGCAGCAGCGTGCGTCGTTTTATGCCCCCCACCAGGACATTGGGGGAAAAGACTGGCAGGTGGCCTTATCCGAACACTGGTATGGGCTGGCAGTAAAAACGGACAAGCACTGGGCGGTGAAGTGGGTGTCGCGCCATAATCCTTTGCAGAGTCATACTCAAAACCTGCCGGTGTCTGGAAAACTGACCTTGTTGCCGTCGCAAAATTTTGCACTGGTGGCCGACGGCAATAAGCTGCACCTGTTTGGAGCGAACCAGCAGAGTTATACATTCGACAAGCCAATTGAGTTTGTGCGGACCTTTGCTGACGATAAAGCTGTCATGCTGGGACTGGAAGGCGGGGAATGGCAGAAATGGTCGTTGGTTAATGAGCAGGGGCAATTCAGGCTGCGCCAAAGCTATGTCAAACACCAACAGCAGACGCTACTCGACTTACAGACCATACCGGGGAAAGATCTACTGATATTGCTGACCGAGCAACGACAGCTGGTGTTGCTTCTCGGCACTACGGGAGAAATATTGCTGCGCCAGTCACTGCCCCAGAATGCGGACAAGGTGTATTCGGTGGGGGATTCGCTGCAGGTATGGGACAGTAAGACGATGCAACGTTGGCAGATTCGGGACGCCGATTCCATTGTCAGTTTTGAGAGCTTGTGGCAGCCGGTATTGTACGATGGCTACGCCCAGGCCGATTATGTGTGGCAATCCACAACCGCCAATGATGAGATTTCGGCCAAATACAGTCTGGTCCCTTTGGTGATCGGTAGTCTTAAGGCGGCGTTGGTGGCGCTTTTAGTGGCGGTGCCACTGGCTTTGGGGGCGGCTGTTTATACCGCCTATTTTGTTCCCCAGCGGCTGCGTAACTGGTTAAAGCCGGGCATCGAAATGCTGGAAGCTATTCCTTCCGTGGTCATTGGTTTTATCGCCGCCATCTGGTTGACGCCGGTGGTGGAAGAATACTTGTTTGGTTTGATGCTGTTTTTGTTGAGTCTGCCATTTGTGATGGTATCGGCGGCCTTAAGTCAGCGCAGTATCGCCAAGTGTTTACCTCCACGTTGGCAGACGGGCTGGGAACTGCTGCTATTGATACCAGTACTGGCACTGTTGTTGTGGTTATGTTTAAGCGCGGGCAATGATTGGCAGCCTGAGGTTTGGAACCAATGGGTGGGCAACTACGCGCAGGACAGCCAATACAGTAGCAAAAATGCCATCGTGATTGCTTTGGCGTTGGGGATTGCCATTGCGCCGAGTATCTATTCGCTGGCTGAGGATGCTATCTATGAAGTGCCGTCTCATCTTCGCCAAGCTTCTCTCGCCCTTGGCGCCACACGCATTCAGACACTGAGTCGGGTGGTGTTGGTCACCGCCTATCCCGGTATATTCTCGGCGGTGATGTTGGGCTTATCGCGCGCTTTTGGTGAAACAATGATTCTACTGATGGTCACCGGTAATACGCCGGTGCCGGACTGGGACTTGTTTAGCGGCATCCGCACTCTGACCGCCAATATCGCCATTGAGCTTCCCGAGTCTAAGGTTGGCAGTATTCATTATCGCATTTTGTTCTTTACCGCCTTGCTGTTGTTTGGCTTTACCTTTTTGGTCAATACACTGGCTGAGTTAATTCGCCGCCATCTGCGGCGGCGTTATCAGAGGGTCTGA